Sequence from the Bacillus sp. es.036 genome:
GTAGCGTTCGAGATTTTTAGCAAGTCTAGTGTTCGAGATGTGATTTGTTCATCGATGTAAGTTGATGCAGTACCTAGGATAATGGTTATGATGCCGAGCCTCCAAATGATCGATACGTTTTGATATAGAAAAAGACTTTTCAAATAAATGTTTTTTAATAACTTCCTCATCAACCAAAGAAACAACATTAAAAAGAGTAGATTAGTAATCATTGAAATAAACGATAAGGTTAAAAAGGATTTCTCATCATAGAGATCTGGCTGATTTTGAAACGTTAACTGAACATAGCTGAAAATCGGTTCATATGGACGGAAAGCCTTCGCTAATGCACTATCAGCGAACCAAATGAGGGAGACATGTTCCAGTGTTGTAATAACAAGTAGTAAAGCAATGATATAAAACAAGATCATGCAAATTTTCGATAATAGATTAAACCCAAATTTCCATTTCATTCGTAAACTCCTTTTTTACTGTGATATTTGATTAACATTATTTTACTACAAAACACCCCCTGTTTCGATGCTTTTTTATTGATAAACAATAATTTTATATTGAATTAAATTATTTTTACTGATATCTTAAATGTTAGGAAATATTGGAATTTATAATGAAAATAGGAGGCTACAGTATGGTGGGCGGGGATAGAAACGGTCTGGTGGATGCACTACGAGGCTGGAGTTTATTTGGGATCTTAATCGCAAATTTATTAATCTTTCAGTATGGTATTTTCGGGAAAGATGAGATTTCTTTTTTTCGGATATCATCTTTGGATTATGGTGGATATGAAGCGATTAAGGTTCTTATCGAAAACTCGTTTATGCCTATATTTACGTTTTTATTTGGGTATTCTTTGATTTTGATGAGGAATCGTTTGCGAGAAAAAAAGCGACGTATAAAGTGGCATCTTTTT
This genomic interval carries:
- a CDS encoding DUF2975 domain-containing protein, which produces MKWKFGFNLLSKICMILFYIIALLLVITTLEHVSLIWFADSALAKAFRPYEPIFSYVQLTFQNQPDLYDEKSFLTLSFISMITNLLFLMLFLWLMRKLLKNIYLKSLFLYQNVSIIWRLGIITIILGTASTYIDEQITSRTLDLLKISNATIDYSTLNYIDTLIGGIILILIASALKYAVNAVEENEQTI